Below is a window of Tsuneonella deserti DNA.
TGTGGGTCGATATCGCCCGGTTGCGTTACCTCGGAGGAGAGCAGGCGCAAGCGCTGCAAGCGTCGCGCACTGCGCTCGCGCTGGGCCCCGGAAATCCCGCGGCGCTGCTGCTGCGGGCACAGCTCCTGCGCGACTCTGCCGGCAATGCTGCCGCTCTTTCGCTGATCGAGCGTGCCCTGAAGGGGGCGCCGGAAGACCCCGACCTTCTCGCCGAATACGCCGCGACGCTCGGCGAAGTCGGCCGGACAAGGGAAATGCTGGCCGCGGTTCGCCGGTTCGCTGAGGCAGCGCCCCAGGACCGGCGCGCGCTGTATCTCCAGGCTGTGCTTGCCGCCCGCGCGGGGCGGCATGATCTCGCCCGCAGCCTCCTCCAGCGCAGCGGCGACCTCGATCGTGCAATGCCCGCCGCAATCGTGTTGCTCGCACTCGTCGATCTCGAAAACGGCAACCCGGCCAGTGCAGCGCAAGCGCTCGATCGCCTGCTTGTCCGCCAACCCGACAACTTGCGGGTGCAAGCTCTCCTTGCCCGCGCGCTGGCTGCGGCTGGCAACGACCATGAACTCATCGCGCGGTTCGCCGGAAGGGCAGATTCACGTTACCTGGCGCTGCTGGTAGGGCGTGCCTACGAGCACCTGGGTGAACGATCGAAGGCGGCGACTCATCTGGATCGCGCATTCGCCCGGCCGGCTCCGCCCCGTCTCGTGCGACTGGCGCCAGCCGCTCCGCTGAGCGTGACGGCGCTCCGCGATCCCGCTGACGGCCCCGCCGCGGTCGCGCTGGTGCGCGGCCTGATCGCGGTAGGCAGGGCGAATGAGGCTCGCACCCGAGCTTTGTCGTGGTTGAAGCGCCATCCTGGATCGGCCGACGCCATGACGCTTGCCGGGGACGCCGCCCTGGCGGCGAACGATCCCCGAGCGGCGCTGGCGCATTACCGATCCGCCTCGGCGATACGGCAGCCATGGCCCTTGACCAAGCGGATGGGGGCGGCGCTGGAAAGGGCGGGACAGGCAGACGAAGCCGAACGGCTCGTCGCTCGCCATTTCCGGAACGAACCAGCCAATAACGAGGCGGCTGTCATGCTGGCGCGGCGCCTGGATGCACGGGGCGAGCGACACCGAGCGGCCGTGCTGCTGGCTCATGGACGGCTGCACGGCGGCTGACGCTCGACAAAGGGACCGTGCCGCGCCACTGGCCCAATCGTGCTGCGGCTGTTTTCCAACATCGATCCCCTGGTCCGGCTGCTGTTGCTGGCGACCCTGCTTGCCAGCGTCCTGCCGGCCACCGGAGAGACACGGGAAATCGCGCAGAACGTTTCGAACGGGGCGGTTTTCCTGCTGTTCCTGCTCAACGGCCTTCGCCTTTCGCGCAGCGCGGTAAGGCGGGGCATCGGCCACTGGCGCTTCCTCGTTCCGCTGGCCATATGGTGCTTCGCGGCGATGGCGCTGGCAGGTAAGGGCTTTGCACTGGCGTTTGCGCCAGCCCTGCCGCCGATGGTCGCGCTGGGCTTTCTCTACCTTGGCGCGCTCCCTTCGACCGTCCAGTCGGCGACCGCCTATTCATCGCTCGGCGGGGGTAACGTCGCCAACTCGGTCGTTGCGGCCGCCTTGCTCAACGTCATGGGGGTGTTCGTCAGCGCTCCGCTGTTCGCGGCGCTGGGCGGAGGCGGGGCGGCTGACATGGGTGCGGCTGGGCTGACCAAGGTCGTCCTCATCCTGATCCTGCCGTTCGCCATTGGACAGGCGTTGCAGGTGCCATTGGCGCCGTGGATCGGCGATCACCGCGCGCTGGTTACCTGGATGGACCGCCTGTCGATTGCGATCGCCGTCTATGTCGCTTTTTCCGGAGCGGTCGAACAAGGGCTCTGGACCATGGTCAGCGCCGGGGAATGGGCGCTGATCCTCGGCGGGGTAATAGCGTTCCTCGTGGTTGGCTTCGCCGGGGCCTGGCTGCTCGGCGGCGTTATCGGACTGGAGCGGGCGGATCGGATCGCGTTCCTGTTCGCCGGAGCCCACAAAAGCGTTGCGATGGGCGCACCTCTCGCCGCGGTCCTTTTCCCCCCCAAAGTGGCCGGACTGGTGCTTCTGCCGCTGCTGATTTACCACCTGCTCCAGCTGGTGGCATCGGCTCCGATCGCTAGCCGGCTTGCCCGCTCTCCTGCGCCGCCACTTCCGGATGGCGCCGGTTGAAGCGGACAGACCACCATAGCGACAGGCCGATCAGGATCGCACCGATAAGGCCCGTGATGGTCTCGGAGATGTGATAGCGCGCCGACAGCAGCATGATCGCGCCCAGCACGATGATCGCCCAGAATGCACCGTGCTCAAGATAGCGGTATTGGGCGAGGGTTCCCTTTTCGACCAAGTGGATGGTCATCGATCGGACGAACATCGCCCCGATCGACAGGCCGAGTGCAATGACGATCATGTTGTTCGACAGCGCAAAGGCGCCGATCACGCCATCGAAACTGAAACTGGCATCGAGGATGTTCAGGTACAGGAATCCGCCCAGGCCGCTCCGCACCGCCGCCCCGGCCATGCGTTTCTTTTCCTCCGACAGTTCGAGCAGAGTGCTCACACCTTCCACGGCGATGAAGGTGACGAGGCCGAGGAGCCCGGAGACGAGAAACGTCAGTGCTTCGTCGCTCGGCAGCATCAGCGAAATGCCCCACAGCGCAAGCAGCAACAGGCCGATCTCGGCTGCCG
It encodes the following:
- a CDS encoding tetratricopeptide repeat protein; the protein is MTFRLKAAIALALLLTACGADDAAAPIDYKTALAQGDGAGAELALKRELERGVPSSRLAPFLGEAALMQGDLVEARHWLAEAAFAPDVAAHGFHMLGRLRLRERDLPGAGQAFDRALQDAPDEPELWVDIARLRYLGGEQAQALQASRTALALGPGNPAALLLRAQLLRDSAGNAAALSLIERALKGAPEDPDLLAEYAATLGEVGRTREMLAAVRRFAEAAPQDRRALYLQAVLAARAGRHDLARSLLQRSGDLDRAMPAAIVLLALVDLENGNPASAAQALDRLLVRQPDNLRVQALLARALAAAGNDHELIARFAGRADSRYLALLVGRAYEHLGERSKAATHLDRAFARPAPPRLVRLAPAAPLSVTALRDPADGPAAVALVRGLIAVGRANEARTRALSWLKRHPGSADAMTLAGDAALAANDPRAALAHYRSASAIRQPWPLTKRMGAALERAGQADEAERLVARHFRNEPANNEAAVMLARRLDARGERHRAAVLLAHGRLHGG
- a CDS encoding bile acid:sodium symporter, which gives rise to MLRLFSNIDPLVRLLLLATLLASVLPATGETREIAQNVSNGAVFLLFLLNGLRLSRSAVRRGIGHWRFLVPLAIWCFAAMALAGKGFALAFAPALPPMVALGFLYLGALPSTVQSATAYSSLGGGNVANSVVAAALLNVMGVFVSAPLFAALGGGGAADMGAAGLTKVVLILILPFAIGQALQVPLAPWIGDHRALVTWMDRLSIAIAVYVAFSGAVEQGLWTMVSAGEWALILGGVIAFLVVGFAGAWLLGGVIGLERADRIAFLFAGAHKSVAMGAPLAAVLFPPKVAGLVLLPLLIYHLLQLVASAPIASRLARSPAPPLPDGAG
- a CDS encoding DUF475 domain-containing protein encodes the protein MDTLKRFYGLSLIFTVICLGLGLWYGLSSTGSVTGTAKLLWIIVVLSILEISLSFDNAVVNASVLKDMDRAWQKRFLTWGILFAVFGMRIVFPLAIVAIAAGIGPLETVNLSLRNPAEYERLVSSAHVGIAGFGGAFLAMVGLKFFFDGEKEVHWIESIEKFLGRFAALPAAEIGLLLLALWGISLMLPSDEALTFLVSGLLGLVTFIAVEGVSTLLELSEEKKRMAGAAVRSGLGGFLYLNILDASFSFDGVIGAFALSNNMIVIALGLSIGAMFVRSMTIHLVEKGTLAQYRYLEHGAFWAIIVLGAIMLLSARYHISETITGLIGAILIGLSLWWSVRFNRRHPEVAAQESGQAG